A window of the Vanessa cardui chromosome 25, ilVanCard2.1, whole genome shotgun sequence genome harbors these coding sequences:
- the LOC124540573 gene encoding uncharacterized protein LOC124540573 isoform X2: MLQPRVSVCDKMAGVFFNLFVIALLCSVTCQDINDNESIDASRIKREGVLDNRAFNTNAIVYDNTPWRPGREIDINNGVDDERKLKNLATRIMSNGVEVLVRDKSSDGKQEQRKIKVMQLSSTKTPKQHVSSTPPNKSLLSSAVATVVNRQQMSAFFPLHQLMQHNYIIKTCMTTYTYLTTVVQNKRSAISTFETIVSVVTTESLTNLYATDVLADLKPTKTKYMEVKTIQPSATSNMFLSNIPKIEKRIDNQEENNFDLIQPSELGHMPCTSSCTCSHTKTESLKTKYTNAKQPSALATDKYLIKTTKYSGTKMDVRPTHKETIDQTLYRPYEYETSSQAAPTDKIVEKYTQVNDDYSDEKDSNSVETSDLLTNEQAPPSKHTNISTTNASVKPKPDKPQKINKNKFVMAELIKLGSLGIKGLSQLAPVIEKMTGGFMKRQETNKTVITTTTVKPVNKLTIYNANKRVDNDLESKVGNFPIYIPVDEMETSESQIAFKNVTLHQNFAWATDNKHSKGHLVKPKIIYESPLLNGGIPISPGEIITANSDVIVGKPAVGGPLTLVASGIKLQNPVHPPRIDSVVENNEQYLVKEKPLNDQSILNMKVDDSFDLRPPELPKLKSKPNKNIRPHGGHFNQQSSHQWSSTNSHKVTEQNKQTGVLKNKESMLINHGRPAFLDFIPSLNKHSNNIPKDHQVNYRPSIEGIKEQDIPDNNPSSSEVISTKITTDGRYTDVDDADSENKPFLVDIQPSRVANVLIPHGSSTALVFAGSSEPHKTGDYIDDPLPYPEPGYFGSFSIDAPHMTNVHNVVPNKNQFFVKPTMKSTLDSYAKDVAPTNKGPGYNNDQKLKWNENKRPKDLMNIPPPTSNQETHIQVGPQITAYNPEIYKVEYDKNSKPKEEKDVIDKEYENYLAVPPPPPKRHYNQEIRYDKKRYQQRPTVHTKPIHDSNVFLNIQHPISNQLPPKVTSEIYFASQLPNNQATPTYTFKIPQAPTTVTNTQVKPPKKPNEQITKTNNALKSSNATNKSVFTSNTQENSYTVTLNTATNVASESNSGHIIGSSISVPITTTSLNGQINANIPIGTNFAIRVEDDPSKYESVALHGKRHPSLIFDDHEREPNNKFNGYKENNFENKSNQTKSIPVRQTDINTNTREKPKHKDHSNLLPPSVNSHANFPMINEDTNGYLNLNPNYADNKNSNAENKPVSFVPDISTNSHGWYASVLKEDNLKNIKVETSTRKIIPLNFDNKSDSLPDFGEKIATVGKPPEFWDHKNKQTVNNFSIGRPFSKTNEGQKSNVLPFTIKPNYIPSTFGNKQPVYDIPLRDNSDEVTTTKLIYPKPTKTIYETAEEIYDGEEESENNSEIDGEVSSESMKIPIITTSVAKNNNTKSSSLSENVLNQNVNQHNEDVKLVSFNPGTQTEKPFTSFNKTTFQSNNIKPIYDHNPYMKPRPFTINTAIPLDHQLQQPHWQINQLMENSTNASYEDNMELNIGEEKYTAMTSRPFSTRKPVSFKEPENKYKNQQKKNTVLSNNTGISNESNIITSTIQIQDKKPLIVELDEKSTAKPLTIKSESDRLNSSSSEIIDLSPPPPTVNYNFKPSINDEIMGMSPPPPRNPLQRVPSRVPQTPRPILPIRTPAPYRTVPPKTLPPRQSTQRPIRKPLKDEVSTYRPTYDIVNKVKRPSFNIDQPSSHLLPPPRELPSKITSIQREPKPTMSSVTDVVFPTAASSSWITSSNFDFSSSFNFGPSSVYFPDYVSPTKIPEDSDKIPLESSSENISNSNEYETSSEAIDSSHENPVTQTTVSKEENNTKLLNKESEFSVEHEEVESSKEDTTKDRMKVIPIGNKNRTRKPYPIRNDDKKSSTSKFKLPSKTIPIIRPTRTLSRPDLSYPTRLTSIKKITRPLPSKPLAVFPTNIIESSESSIEEEYIKPTEVLKEEQVSTESLDLPSIIEKTSTFTINNDPMTSNIHKQHHAGNEIKISDEIIPTKTEFRTTIITLTKTLSEPPQTVSSVGYINLTHTLTVTHTKTTLVSQSEGAVTQTLILTNTHTSTLVDVVTEIYTKVQPTTIVETVTKHIPIPQVEATSIVDSSLPTKVALDDITMSSEERDNFIIRDNDVTENIQKIEVEEEKDNDTFFVVMNKSQNGGKSPPIPDIDTGDYDVTRNEQVNDNGVSQVLFGEILLAGTPYLETTNVVHPTGVGYGKECQPDCKASRNERCQRIDGIMKCVCRPGFARMFPDRPCKPTYTYSVRLALGSQGNERLKFHTNLSDNSSKEYHSLAVATHEGINRMVMQSDLRDVYHGVHITGFHPIEMKTPQEETYQGVINDFYVQLSDNAHESRLKEVIEKYLRNNNYSLGGTEVHAAEEFIDRLNVSDFDECVSAQFHDCSEHARCFNLRGTYTCSCLEGFADLSVNTLYPGRICSSDAVGCAGCNYHGTCFERESAMICECFKWYAGRTCQVNLKAVLITVTVIGLVIILVVTIWASKRCCCQKGPATQTFVIGCMQGMPSLHQGNIPSKQRADRRALIAERMETAETCSVQNTSLPYIPSKSRSRSSCSRQCAVSAPPAHAPPPPPAPALMIPRARLHPLHSDSRDNLSRKKSTEICSEAKLISYLESGATNATEEMRRKHSMESSYSVNKERSNKQGALVSAGFKVSTTVRPDDSVKEDRDDASSINKTDLEGDMSRFDTLRKTYSQEDISEWTDAERRIGELTLSEARSVGGTLPASTGRAASSTRLTHQTSDVSEFDSL, from the exons atataaatgataatgaatCGATCGACGCATCTAGAATAAAAAGAGAGGGGGTCCTGGATAACAGGG cGTTTAATACAAACGCCATAGTGTATGACAATACACCATGGAGACCTGGACgagaaatagatataaataacgGAGTCGACGACGAgaggaaattaaaaaacttagcTACAAGAATAATGTCTAACGGGGTTGAGGTTTTAGTTAGAGATAAAAGTTCAGATGGGAAACAAGAACAG cgaaaaattaaagtaatgcaATTAAGTTCAACGAAAACACCAAAGCAACATGTGAGTTCTACGCCACCAAATAAATCGTTACTATCATCAGCCGTTGCTACTGTTGTAAACCGTCAACAAATGAGTGCTTTCTTTCCTCTGCATCAACTCATGCAACATAATTACATTATCAAGACGTGTATGACAACATACACATATTTAACTACTGTAGTTCAAAACAAAAGGAGCGCTATATCAACATTTGAGACTATAGTTTCAGTGGTTACAACAGAATCACTCACAAATCTTTACGCTACAGATGTTTTAGCTGATTTGAAACCTACAAAA ACGAAATACATGGAAGTCAAAACTATTCAACCATCAGCAActagtaatatgtttttaagcAATATCCccaaaatagaaaaaagaatTGATAAccaagaagaaaataattttgatctCATACAGCCATCTGAATTAGGTCATATGCCATGTACTAGTTCTTGCACTTGCAGTCATACGAAAACTGAgtctttaaaaactaaatatacgaATGCAAAACAACCGTCCGCTTTGGCGACAGATAAATACCTTATTAAAACTACTAAATACAGCGGAACAAAAATGGATGTTCGTCCGACTCACAAAGAAACTATTGATCAGACATTATACCGCCCTTATGAATACGAGACTAGTTCTCAAGCAGCCCCTACAGATAAAATTGTAGAAAAGTATACACAAGTTAATGATGATTATTCTGATGAAAAAGATTCAAATTCAGTAGAGACAAGTGATCTATTAACAAATGAACAAGCACCACCATCAAAACATACCAATATATCGACAACTAACGCATCTGTGAAACCTAAGCCAGACAAACcccagaaaataaataaaaataaatttgtaatggcGGAACTTATTAAATTAGGTTCATTAGGTATTAAAGGTTTATCTCAATTAGCTCCAGTAATTGAAAAAATGACAGGTGGTTTCATGAAGCGTCAAGAAACAAATAAGACGGTAATAACTACGACAACTGTGAAACCAGTCAACAAACTAACAATTTACAATGCAAATAAAAGAGTAGATAATGATTTGGAATCTAAAGTAGGTAACTTTCCAATCTACATACCTGTCGACGAAATGGAAACTTCAGAATCTCAAAtagcttttaaaaatgttacctTACATCAAAATTTTGCATGGGCCACTGATAATAAGCATTCTAAAGGTCATCTTGTAAAACCTAAAATAATATACGAGAGTCCACTTTTGAATGGTGGAATACCGATTAGTCCAGGTGAAATTATAACAGCAAATTCAGACGTGATAGTTGGTAAACCAGCAGTAGGGGGACCGTTAACTTTAGTTGCAAGTGGAATTAAGCTACAGAATCCGGTCCATCCCCCGCGAATAGATAGTGTTGTTGAAAATAATGAACAGTACCTAGTGAAAGAAAAACCCTTGAATGAccaaagtatattaaatatgaaagtgGATGACTCTTTTGATTTAAGACCACCAGAACTAccgaaattaaaatcaaaaccaaataaaaatattcgccCCCATGGAGGTCACTTCAATCAGCAAAGTTCCCATCAGTGGTCCTCAACTAATTCACATAAAGTAActgaacaaaataaacaaacaggTGTACTGAAAAATAAAGAATCAATGTTAATTAACCATGGTAGACCAgcatttttagattttataccttctttaaataaacattcgaATAATATTCCTAAAGATCATCAAGTTAATTATAGACCTTCAATTGAAGGAATAAAGGAGCAAGATATTCCAGATAATAATCCAAGTTCATCTGAAGTAATAAGTACTAAAATAACAACAGATGGACGGTATACTGACGTTGATGATGCTGATTCCgaaaataaaccatttttaGTTGATATACAACCTTCTAGAGTAGCTAATGTATTGATTCCTCATGGTAGTTCGACGGCTTTAGTGTTTGCTGGATCATCTGAACCTCATAAAACTGGAGATTACATCGACGATCCTTTACCTTACCCAGAACCTGGATACTTTGGAAGCTTTAGCATTGATGCGCCACATATGACCAACGTCCATAACGTAGTTCcaaataaaaaccaattttttGTAAAACCGACAATGAAGTCTACATTAGATTCATACGCAAAAGATGTGGCACCAACAAATAAGGGACCCGGATATAATAACGATCAGAAAttaaaatggaatgaaaataaacgcCCAAAAGATTTAATGAATATTCCTCCACCTACAAGTAATCAAGAAACTCACATTCAAGTAGGGCCACAGATAACAGCCTATAATCCAGAAATATATAAGGTTGAATATGATAAGAATTCTAAACCCAAGGAAGAAAAAGATGTAATTGATAAGGAATATGAAAATTATCTTGCTGTTCCACCGCCACCACCTAAAAGGCATTACAATCAGGAAATAAGATATGATAAAAAAAGGTATCAGCAAAGACCAACAGTTCATACAAAACCTATACATGACAGCAACGTGTTTTTAAACATTCAGCATCCAATATCGAATCAACTTCCTCCGAAAGTAACATcagaaatttattttgcatcACAGTTACCAAATAACCAAGCTACACcaacatatacatttaaaatacctCAAGCGCCAACCACCGTTACTAATACACAAGTGAAACCACCAAAAAAACCCAATGAACAgataactaaaacaaacaatGCTTTGAAATCTTCTAATGCAACAAATAAATCAGTTTTTACCAGCAACACACAGGAAAACTCATATACTGTAACGTTGAATACTGCAACTAATGTAGCGAGTGAAAGTAATTCGGGTCATATCATAGGTTCAAGCATTTCTGTACCAATCACGACGACGTCTCTCAATGGacaaataaatgcaaatatacCTATAGGAACAAATTTTGCCATACGAGTTGAGGATGACCCTTCAAAGTACGAAAGTGTTGCATTACATGGCAAAAGACATCCCTCGCTTATATTCGATGATCATGAACGAGAgcctaataataaatttaatggttataaagaaaacaattttgaaaataaatctaacCAAACTAAATCTATACCAGTAAGACAAACtgatattaatacaaataccaGAGAAAAGCCGAAACACAAAGATCATAGTAATTTGTTACCACCATCTGTAAATAGTCATGCTAATTTCCCTATGATAAATGAAGATACAAATGGATACCTCAATTTAAATCCGAACTATGCggataataaaaattcaaacgcTGAAAATAAACCTGTATCATTTGTACCGGATATTTCAACCAATTCTCACGGATGGTATGCTAGCGTTCTTAAAGAAGAtaatttgaaaaacataaaagttGAAACATCTACTCGAAAAATAATACCATTGAATTTCGACAATAAGTCGGATAGTTTACCCGATTTCGGAGAAAAAATTGCAACTGTTGGAAAACCACCAGAATTTTGGGATCACAAGAATAAACAAACGGTTAATAATTTCAGTATTGGTAGACCATTTTCAAAGACAAACGAAGGTCAAAAATCTAATGTACTGCCGTTTACAATAAAGCCTAATTACATTCCATCTACTTTCGGTAACAAGCAACCAGTTTACGATATACCATTAAGGGATAATAGCGATGAAGTTACTACAACGAAGTTAATTTATCCGAAACCAACGAAAACAATATACGAAACTGCTGAAGAAATATATGACGGTGAAGAAGAATCTGAAAATAATAGTGAAATAGATGGTGAAGTCAGTTCAGAATCTATGAAAATACCAATTATAACTACATCTGTAGCTAAGAATAACAACACAAAGAGTTCATCTCTCTCAGAGAATGTACTTAATCAAAATGTAAATCAACATAACGAAGACGTAAAGCTTGTTAGCTTTAATCCCGGAACACAAACAGAAAAACCTTTCacttcatttaataaaactacattccagtcaaataatattaagcCTATTTATGATCACAATCCATATATGAAACCGAGGccatttacaataaatactgCAATACCATTAGATCATCAATTACAACAACCACATTGGCAAATCAATCAGTTAATGGAAAACAGTACGAACGCATCATATGAAGATAATATGGAATTGAATATTGGAGAAGAAAAATACACTGCTATGACAAGTCGACCATTTTCAACAAGAAAACCAGTTAGTTTTAAGGAaccagaaaataaatataaaaatcaacagaAAAAGAATACAGTCTTATCAAACAATACGGGCATATCAAACGAATCTAATATTATAACGTCCACTATTCAAATTCAAGACAAAAAACCTTTAATCGTGGAGCTAGATGAAAAATCAACAGCCAAACCACTTACAATAAAATCTGAATCAGATCGGTTAAACAGTTCCTCGAGTGAAATAATTGATTTGTCGCCACCCCCGCCCACTGTAAATTACAACTTCAAACCGTCAATTAATGATGAAATTATGGGTATGAGCCCACCTCCACCCAGAAATCCACTACAAAGAGTTCCATCAAGAGTACCTCAAACTCCGAGACCGATTTTACCTATAAGAACACCAGCTCCATATAGAACTGTACCACCAAAAACATTACCTCCTAGACAGTCGACTCAGCGACCTATAAGGAAACCATTGAAGGATGAAGTTTCAACGTATAGGCCAACTTATGATATAGTGAATAAAGTCAAAAGACCCTCTTTCAATATTGACCAACCTTCTTCACATTTACTACCTCCTCCGAGAGAGCTACCTTCTAAGATAACTTCAATACAAAGAGAACCTAAACCGACAATGTCTTCTGTAACAGACGTTGTTTTCCCAACCGCAGCTTCCTCCAGTTGGATAACTTCATctaattttgatttttcatcGAGTTTCAATTTTGGACCTTCATCTGTATATTTCCCAGACTACGTGTCGCCTACAAAAATACCCGAAGATTCCGATAAAATACCATTAGAATCTTCTTCggaaaatatatctaattcaaATGAATACGAAACTTCAAGCGAGGCAATAGATAGTAGTCATGAAAATCCTGTGACACAAACAACAGTTTCgaaagaagaaaataatacaaagcTACTAAATAAGGAAAGTGAATTTTCAGTCGAGCATGAAGAAGTTGAGTCAAGTAAGGAAGATACAACTAAAGATAGAATGAAAGTTATTCCGATAGGAAATAAAAACCGTACTCGTAAGCCTTATCCAATTCgtaatgatgataaaaagtCAAGTACAAGTAAATTTAAACTTCCATCGAAAACTATACCTATAATAAGACCAACACGAACACTATCTCGACCGGATCTTTCATACCCAACGAGGttaacttcaataaaaaaaataacgagacCACTTCCTTCTAAACCATTAGCTGTTTtccctactaatattatagaaagCTCTGAATCGTCCATAGAAGAAGAATATATTAAGCCAACTGAGGTCCTTAAAGAGGAACAAGTTTCAACGGAATCACTTGATTTACCATCTATCATTGAGAAGACATCtacatttacaattaataacgaTCCAATGACGTCGAATATACATAAACAACATCATGCTGGAAATGAAATCAAGATATCAGATGAAATTATACCAACAAAAACGGAATTCAGAACAACTATAATTACACTCACAAAAACACTGTCAGAACCACCTCAAACAGTTTCAAGTGTTGGCTATATAAACCTTACTCACACATTGACCGTAACTCATACCAAAACCACTTTAGTCAGTCAATCCGAGGGAGCTGTAACACAAACATTGATACTAACCAACACACACACTTCTACTTTAGTCGATGTCGTTACAGAGATATACACAAAAGTACAGCCGACCACAATTGTAGAAACTGTCACAAAACATATTCCTATACCTCAAGTAGAAGCAACTTCTATCGTCGATTCATCATTGCCAACAAAGGTAGCTCTCGACGATATAACCATGTCGTCAGAAGAAAGAGACAACTTTATTATAAGAGACAATGATGTTACTGAGAATATTCAAAAAATTGAAGTAGAAGAAGAAAAAGATAATGACACATTCTTTGTCGTTATGAACAAATCACAAAATGGTGGCAAATCTCCACCAATTCCAGATATTGATACGGGAGATTACGATGTTACTAGAAATGAACAAGTTAACGATAACGGAGTATCACAAGTATTGTTTGGAGAAATATTGTTAGCAGGCACGCCTTACTTAGAAACTACCAATGTTGTACACCCTACGG gtGTTGGATATGGAAAAGAATGTCAACCAGATTGCAAGGCTTCAAGAAACGAAAGGTGTCAGAGAATAGACGGCATTATGAAATGTGTATGCAGGCCCGGTTTTGCTAGAATGTTCCCTGACAGACCTTGTAAAC CTACTTATACATATTCAGTAAGATTAGCTTTAGGATCTCAAGGCAATGAACGCTTGAAATTCCATACAAACTTGTCTGATAACTCCAGCAAGGAGTATCACAGCTTAGCCGTTGCCACCCACGAAGGTATCAATCGAATGGTAATGCAGTCTGATCTGCGTGACGTTTATCATGGCGTACACATAACTGGATTCCATCCCATTGAAATGAAGACACCACAAGAGGAAACATATCAGGGTGTCATTAATGACTTCTATGTACAG CTCTCAGACAACGCTCATGAGAGTCGACTTAAAGAAGTCATTGAAAAATACCTTAGAAACAACAACTACAGCCTCGGTGGTACAGAAGTGCACGCAGCAGAAGAGTTTATAGACAGGCTAAATGTTAGCG ATTTCGACGAATGCGTCAGTGCTCAATTCCACGATTGTTCGGAACATGCTCGGTGTTTCAATCTCCGCGGGACTTACACATGCAGCTGTTTGGAAGGTTTTGCGGATCTAAGTGTGAACACATTGTATCCAGGGAGAATATGTTCTT CTGACGCAGTTGGTTGTGCTGGCTGTAACTACCATGGCACTTGTTTCGAGCGGGAAAGCGCCATGATCTGCGAATGCTTTAAGTGGTACGCCGGCAGGACTTGTCAAGTTAATCTAAAAG CTGTCTTAATAACAGTAACGGTCATTGGGTTGGTAATCATCCTTGTGGTGACGATCTGGGCGTCAAAGAGGTGTTGCTGTCAAAAGGGTCCAGCCACGCAGACCTTTGTGATTGGCTGTATGCAAGGAATGCCTAGCTTGCATCAG GGAAATATACCTTCGAAGCAAAGAGCTGACAGACGAGCGTTGATAGCTGAAAGAATGGAGACAGCTGAAACCTGTAGTGTACAAAACACTTCCTTACCATACATTCCGTCAAAG TCCCGCTCGCGCTCGTCGTGCAGCCGGCAGTGCGCGGTGTCGGCGCCGCCCGCgcacgcgccgccgccgccgcccgcgcccgcgctcATGATCCCCCGCGCGCGCTTACACCCGCTGCACTCTGACAG tcgcGATAATTTATCTAGAAAGAAGAGTACCGAGATTTGCAGTGAAGCAAAACTGATAAGTTATTTAGAATCCGGAGCTACTAATGCTACAGAAGAA ATGCGTAGGAAACATAGCATGGAATCGTCATATAGCGTTAATAAAGAAAGATCTAACAAACAAG GAGCATTAGTATCAGCAGGTTTCAAAGTATCGACAACAGTTCGACCTGATGATTCCGTAAAAGAAGATAGGGATGACGCGTCATCCATTAACAAGACTGATTTAGAAGGAGATATGTCTCGCTTCGACACGCTTCGGAAAACTTATAG TCAAGAAGATATATCTGAATGGACAGACGCTGAACGACGCATCGGTGAACT CACATTATCCGAGGCCCGTTCAGTGGGAGGGACCCTACCAGCCAGTACTGGTAGGGCTGCTTCATCTACCAGGCTGACTCATCAA ACTAGCGACGTATCGGAGTTTGATTCCCTGTGA